Proteins from a single region of Seriola aureovittata isolate HTS-2021-v1 ecotype China chromosome 9, ASM2101889v1, whole genome shotgun sequence:
- the lsm14b gene encoding protein LSM14 homolog B isoform X2 — MSSAKPYIGCKIGLISKAQNRYEGILYTIDKVNSTVVLAKVKCFGTEGRPTDRPTPPKDDIYEYITFRGSDIKDITLCEPPRSHHGLPPDPAIVQSSSAGASGVYSALGPFSPLRMPAYNQLSASSLLNQQYAAALGLGLHVRRGPMVEKAVQTLQMERSRQWRGLTPSQEQEQRWDRRRLQRTRGDSSQTRRGSGTIMKSGPVVPKAQQEARQQTDENRPPPPPRRRQDGNHEVEKKEKGELHSAAQDVHFGPKYYYDKAKSFFDNISSDNKFRLTWAEERKRNLETFGVPGRFLRGQGFRGGYTGRRGRGTAQSLPSFRTRSGQL, encoded by the exons ATGAGTTCAGCAAAGCCGTACATTGGATGTAAAATAGGGTTAATTTCAAAAGCCCAAAATCGTTATGAGGGGATTTTGTACACAATTGATAAAGTAAACTCTACAGTAGTGCTGGCAAAAG TGAAGTGTTTTGGAACGGAGGGGCGACCCACTGACAGACCAACACCACCCAAAGATGATATCTATGAGTACATCACTTTCCGGGGAAGTGATATTAAAGATATCACACTGTGTGAACCTCCAAGATCTCACCATGGCCTGCCCCCGGATCCTGCAATAGTACAG TCCTCCAGTGCAGGTGCTTCAGGTGTCTACTCGGCTCTTGGCCCATTCAGCCCCCTAAGGATGCCTGCCTATAACCAGCTTTCTGCCAGCTCTCTACTTAATCAACAGTATGCTGCAGCTCTTGGCCTTG GGTTACATGTTAGAAGGGGTCCCATGGTGGAAAAGGCTGTTCAAACCCTCCAAATGGAAAGGTCTAGGCAGTGGAGAGGCTTGACTCCATCCcaagagcaggagcagaggtGGGACAGGAGGCGGCTCCAGAGGACAAGAGGAGACAGTTCCCAGACCAGAAGGGGCTCTGGAACCATCA tgaagTCAGGCCCAGTTGTGCCCAAAGCTCAGCAGGAAGCTCGACAGCAGACTGATGAAAACAGGCCGCCACCACCACCCCGAAGAAGACAAG aTGGAAATCATGAGgtagaaaagaaagaaaaaggggaattGCACTCGGCTGCTCAGGATGTTCATTTTGGACCAAAATACTACTATGACAAAGCAAAGTCCTTCTTTGACAACATCTCGTCTGATAATAAATTCAG ACTAACATGGGCAGAGGAGCGGAAGCGCAATCTGGAGACTTTTGGGGTCCCTGGACGGTTTCTGCGGGGCCAGGGCTTCAGAGGTGGATATACTGGACGAAGAGGACGGGGCACTGCTCAGAGTCTACCTTCTTTCAGAACCAGGAGTGGACAGCTGTAA
- the lsm14b gene encoding protein LSM14 homolog B isoform X1 — protein MSSAKPYIGCKIGLISKAQNRYEGILYTIDKVNSTVVLAKVKCFGTEGRPTDRPTPPKDDIYEYITFRGSDIKDITLCEPPRSHHGLPPDPAIVQSSSAGASGVYSALGPFSPLRMPAYNQLSASSLLNQQYAAALGLGLHVRRGPMVEKAVQTLQMERSRQWRGLTPSQEQEQRWDRRRLQRTRGDSSQTRRGSGTIMKSGPVVPKAQQEARQQTDENRPPPPPRRRQGARRRRNRSRGQLMVANAPSATLKFDTDFDFDSSNAQFIKEELEREGQDRMNMKDGNHEVEKKEKGELHSAAQDVHFGPKYYYDKAKSFFDNISSDNKFRLTWAEERKRNLETFGVPGRFLRGQGFRGGYTGRRGRGTAQSLPSFRTRSGQL, from the exons ATGAGTTCAGCAAAGCCGTACATTGGATGTAAAATAGGGTTAATTTCAAAAGCCCAAAATCGTTATGAGGGGATTTTGTACACAATTGATAAAGTAAACTCTACAGTAGTGCTGGCAAAAG TGAAGTGTTTTGGAACGGAGGGGCGACCCACTGACAGACCAACACCACCCAAAGATGATATCTATGAGTACATCACTTTCCGGGGAAGTGATATTAAAGATATCACACTGTGTGAACCTCCAAGATCTCACCATGGCCTGCCCCCGGATCCTGCAATAGTACAG TCCTCCAGTGCAGGTGCTTCAGGTGTCTACTCGGCTCTTGGCCCATTCAGCCCCCTAAGGATGCCTGCCTATAACCAGCTTTCTGCCAGCTCTCTACTTAATCAACAGTATGCTGCAGCTCTTGGCCTTG GGTTACATGTTAGAAGGGGTCCCATGGTGGAAAAGGCTGTTCAAACCCTCCAAATGGAAAGGTCTAGGCAGTGGAGAGGCTTGACTCCATCCcaagagcaggagcagaggtGGGACAGGAGGCGGCTCCAGAGGACAAGAGGAGACAGTTCCCAGACCAGAAGGGGCTCTGGAACCATCA tgaagTCAGGCCCAGTTGTGCCCAAAGCTCAGCAGGAAGCTCGACAGCAGACTGATGAAAACAGGCCGCCACCACCACCCCGAAGAAGACAAG GAGCTCGGAGGCGCAGGAACCGTAGTAGAGGCCAGTTGATGGTGGCTAATGCTCCGTCTGCCACCCTTAAGTTTGACACAGACTTTGATTTTGATTCCTCAAATGCACAGTTTATTAAGGAGGAACTGGAGAGGGAAGGGCAGGACAGGATGAATATGAAAG aTGGAAATCATGAGgtagaaaagaaagaaaaaggggaattGCACTCGGCTGCTCAGGATGTTCATTTTGGACCAAAATACTACTATGACAAAGCAAAGTCCTTCTTTGACAACATCTCGTCTGATAATAAATTCAG ACTAACATGGGCAGAGGAGCGGAAGCGCAATCTGGAGACTTTTGGGGTCCCTGGACGGTTTCTGCGGGGCCAGGGCTTCAGAGGTGGATATACTGGACGAAGAGGACGGGGCACTGCTCAGAGTCTACCTTCTTTCAGAACCAGGAGTGGACAGCTGTAA